The nucleotide sequence CCAGGCGGTAGGGGCGGCCCTGGGCCGCAAACCGGTAGCTCAGAATCCGGAAATCCTCCACGTCGTTGTCGACCTGCCGCTGCTCATCGAAAATGCGCTCCACGGCCACAGGCGCGGCGCGTCCGGCTTCTGGCGTCAGGCTGATGTATTCCTGCTTGAGGATGTTGTAGTCGGCGTAGGCCTCGTTCTGTTCCTGCCGCACAAAGGCCGTCAGGCCGTCGCGGGCAATCAGGGCCAGCACCTCACGCTTCTTCTCGTGCAGGCGCTGGTCGGTGTGCGACACGGCCACCCGGCTCACGATAGGCGGAATCACCAGCGCCCCCAGCAGCACCAGCAGCAGCTTGGACAAGGCATTGAACAGGGCCAGTTTCGCTTCGAGGCGCATGGGAGAGTAACTGAGTAGTGGAGTAGCTGAGTAAATGTGTTGACAGGTATCTTACTACCTCACAAAAGCTATTCCGACTATGACCAAGGAAGAAAAAGCGGCCTATAATGAAGCATTCCGCAACCGCACAAAAGCCGCTGCACTGCGCGTTATCCAGGTGGTTGAGCAGTTACCAAGAACTGCGGCGGCTGATGTGCTGGCCAGGCAGCTGTTACGGTCTGCTACTTCTGTGGCTGCTAACTATCGGGCGGCGTGCCGGGGCCGTTCTGCCGCCGAATTCTTTGCCAAACTCAGTATTTGCGTTGAAGAGGCAGACGAAACGCAGCTCTGGCTGGAAATGCTGGGAGATGCCGGAATCGTGCCTAAGTCCAGGTTGGCTGCTCTGGAATTGGAGTATGCCCAAATCACGGCAGTCCTCACCAAAGCCCGAAAAACAGCCTCGGGAGAGTAACTGAGTAGATGAGTAACTGAGTAAGACGTTCTTGTGCTTGAACGGCCTACTCAGTTACTCTATACCCAATTCCGCGCACGGTTTCCAGGAAGTCGGCGGGGGCAAAGGCCGTGAGCTTCTTGCGGATGTTCTTGATGTGCACGTCGATGTAGTTGGAGTCGGAGTCGTCTTCCAGCACATTGCCCCACAGGTGCTCACCCAGCTGCAGGCGCGTGAGCACGCGGCCCTTATGCAGCAGCAGATAGTGCAGCAGGTCGAATTCCTTTTTGGTGAGCGGCACTTCCTGCTCGCCGTGGCGTAGCACGCGGGCCGTCACGTCCATCTCGAAACCTTGGCCGAAGGTGATTTCCTGGCGCCGCAAACCAAACTTGCGGCGCGTGATGGCCTGCATCCGGCTTTGCAGCTCCAGCAGCGAAAACGGCTTGGGCAGGTAGTCATCGGCACCCAGGTCCAGGCCTTTGATCCGGTCGTCGAGGTCGCCGCGAGCCGTCAGGATGATGAAGGAAGCTTCCTGCTTATCGTTCTGGCGGGCTTCGCGCAGCAAATCCAGGCCGTCGCCGCCGGGCAGGCCCAGGTCCAGCAGCACGAAATCGTAGCTGTTGACATAGATTTTCTCGGAAGCCTCCGCAAAGGTGAAGGCTGAATCGACGAGGTACTGCGACTGCAGCAGGAACTGCTTCACCTCTTGGTGCAGGCCTTTTTCGTCTTCGACAAGCAAAATGTGCATAGAAACGGACTAAGTGTGGTGCAACATACGCCTCCCAGGCGTGAAGAGAGCGTGAAGTACCGCAAAATGGGCCCACGAAGTACGCAGGCGAATTACCTCAGGTATGCACTCAGCTCTGAAATAGAGCTGATGCCCAGCGCCTGCGCCTGCTGGCGGCGCATCAGTAGGGCATAGGTGTTGTTGAAGCCCAGTGGCGCCAGCCACTCCAACTGGTAGCGTCGCCGGAACTGCTGGCGCACGTAGCCGAACACCGCCCCGGCATCGGCCCCCAGCGAATCGACTGTGGCGGGCGGGGGCTGCAGCAACACCAGCAGCCCGGTGCCGCTGTATTCGGGGTACATGTCGATGGCGCCGCTGCGCAAGGCCTCGAAGCAGATGGTGGTACCGCCCAGCCCGGTTTTGGTGCTTACGTCCAGCGAAGTGTAGCCCCGGATCAGGCTGGCGTACAGCTCGGCCAGAATGTACTGCTCGGCGAAGATCTTGGAGCCCAGCTTCACGACGGGCGCGTCCGCGCTCAGCGGCCGGGGCGCCCGCCACAGCCCGCGCCGCCGCAGAAACGCCAGGGCCACCGCCTTCGGCTCCTCGTGCAGGTAGTCAACGCGGTAGTTGAGGTCGGTCATCACGGAGTCGGAGAGCTGGCCGGCCAGCATCCCGAACACGGCCCGCAGCTCGGGGTGCTCCGTGAGGAGCCCGGCCCGCACCACGGGGGCCGCGAAGTAGGGCGGAAACACGTGCCGGTCGTCGTGGAGCACGCGCAGGTGGTAGGCTTTGATGCGGCCGTCGGTGGAGTAGCCGTCGATGAGGTCGACGTTGGCGCTGCGGGCGGCCTCGTACACCAGGGCCGGGGCCAGCACCACGCTGGGCAAGCGACCCAAGCCGTAGGCCTGGCGCAGACCCGGTAGCCCGTCGGCCCGGCCGATGAACTCGGGGCTGAAGCCGGCCAGCAGCTTGCCGGTGGCGCGGGGCAGCAAATAGAGGCCCGCCAGCAGCGGCAGCGCCACCAGCAGCCCGCGTCCCACCGCCACCAGCTTCCGCCCCGACAGCCGCTGCACGCCGCCCAGCGTGGCATCAAAGGCCAGCGCCAGAGCCGCCGCCGGAATGGCACCGGCCAGAATCATTACCGGGTTATTGAGGGCAATGCCGCCAAAAATGAACTCGCCGAGGCCGCCCGCCGCCACGTACGCCGCGAGCGTGGCCACACCCACATTGATGACGGCCGCCGTGCGGATGCCGGCCATGAGCACCGGCAGCGCCAGCGGCAGTTCCACGCGGCGCAGCAGCTGCCCGTCGGTGAAGCCCAACCCGCGCGCGGCGTCCACCACGGCCGGCGGCACGCCCTGCACGCCTGCCACCGTGTTGCGGATGATGGGCAGCAGCGAGTAGAGGAACAGAGCCAGAATAGCCGGCCCCGGCCCGATGCCCAGCAGCGGAATCAGGAAGCCCAACAGCGCGATGCTCGGAATGGTCTGGAGCACGCCGGCCGCGCCCAGCACCCACGGCGCTACCCGCGGCCGGCGCGTGAGCCATAGCCCCAGCGGCACGCCCACCAGCACGCCCAGCAGCAGCGAGGCGGCCGTCAGGCCGATGTGCTGCAGGGTCTGTTCGCCGAGTTTGCCGGCCTGCGTCTGCCAGAAAGCCAGGAGTTCGTGGAGCGTATTCATGGCTTCGATAGACGGTGGACAGCCTGCCCAAAAGCACTCATCAGCGAGGCTAGGGTGAAGGGTACGGCCGGCGCCTCAGCGGCTGCCGGTTGCGTCAGCAGCACCCGCTCGGTGGCCGGGTCTGAGACCAGGGCGTCAGCGCTGAGAGCCTCCAATGCTTCCTGGATGGTTGCTGTAAGTGGCAGGGTTTTATGGTTTGAAGATGAGTTGTTTGTGTACTCGGAAGCTAAATCGGGTAGCACGTCCTGCAGCTGTAGCGTGCGGAACTGCAGGCTCAGCTTTTCGGCCTCGAAGAAGCGCCGCGCGAAGTCGTTGGCGGGCTGGAACAGCAGCTCCCGCGGAGTGCCCAACTGCT is from Hymenobacter yonginensis and encodes:
- a CDS encoding four helix bundle protein, whose translation is MTKEEKAAYNEAFRNRTKAAALRVIQVVEQLPRTAAADVLARQLLRSATSVAANYRAACRGRSAAEFFAKLSICVEEADETQLWLEMLGDAGIVPKSRLAALELEYAQITAVLTKARKTASGE
- a CDS encoding response regulator transcription factor, whose product is MHILLVEDEKGLHQEVKQFLLQSQYLVDSAFTFAEASEKIYVNSYDFVLLDLGLPGGDGLDLLREARQNDKQEASFIILTARGDLDDRIKGLDLGADDYLPKPFSLLELQSRMQAITRRKFGLRRQEITFGQGFEMDVTARVLRHGEQEVPLTKKEFDLLHYLLLHKGRVLTRLQLGEHLWGNVLEDDSDSNYIDVHIKNIRKKLTAFAPADFLETVRGIGYRVTE
- a CDS encoding ABC transporter permease/substrate-binding protein; amino-acid sequence: MNTLHELLAFWQTQAGKLGEQTLQHIGLTAASLLLGVLVGVPLGLWLTRRPRVAPWVLGAAGVLQTIPSIALLGFLIPLLGIGPGPAILALFLYSLLPIIRNTVAGVQGVPPAVVDAARGLGFTDGQLLRRVELPLALPVLMAGIRTAAVINVGVATLAAYVAAGGLGEFIFGGIALNNPVMILAGAIPAAALALAFDATLGGVQRLSGRKLVAVGRGLLVALPLLAGLYLLPRATGKLLAGFSPEFIGRADGLPGLRQAYGLGRLPSVVLAPALVYEAARSANVDLIDGYSTDGRIKAYHLRVLHDDRHVFPPYFAAPVVRAGLLTEHPELRAVFGMLAGQLSDSVMTDLNYRVDYLHEEPKAVALAFLRRRGLWRAPRPLSADAPVVKLGSKIFAEQYILAELYASLIRGYTSLDVSTKTGLGGTTICFEALRSGAIDMYPEYSGTGLLVLLQPPPATVDSLGADAGAVFGYVRQQFRRRYQLEWLAPLGFNNTYALLMRRQQAQALGISSISELSAYLR